CGCACCCGGACCTCTCCCCCACTCCCCCACGAACACGGCGGTGATCCGTTGGCCACCAGAGCCAGGAGCACGGGCAGCGACCCGACCTCCTCCACCAGCACCACCGAATCCACCAGCTCCACCGAACCGGCCGCGATGCGCAAGTCGCTCGGGGCCACCGGCGCGATCGTGATCGCCGCCTCCAGCACCGCCGCCACCAGCAGCATCGGCATCGGTCTCGGCCTGACCGCGGGCGTGGTCGGCCTGCACCTGCCGGCCATCATGCTGCTGGCCTTCCTGCCGGTGCTCTGCATCGCCGGCGCCTACGGCCGGCTCAACCTGGTCGATCCGGACGCCGGCAGCAGCTACCGCTGGGTCGGCCAGGTGCTCAACCCCTGGCTCGGCTTCCTGACCGGCTGGGTCAACGTGGTCGGCACCGTCGTCTTCATGGCCTACACGGTCGCGGTGACCGGCTCCTCGATCATCCAACTCGCCGGCCAGGCCACCCTGCACCGGATCGGCGGCCTGCGGCTGGACCCGGACTCCACCCTGCAGTGCACCCTGCTCGGCCTGGTCGTGCTGTTCGCCGCCTCGCTGGTCGCGGTGCGCGGGGTCGACCTGGCGGCCCGGTTGCAGAAGTACCTGCTGGCCTTCGAGTACCTGGTGCTGATCGGCTTCCTCGGCTACGGCCTGGTGGTCGGCACCCAGCCGTTCTCCTGGGGCTGGTTCGACCCGTTCGGCATCCCCTCGCTGCACGCGCTGGCCCAGGGCATGGTGCTGGCGGTCTTCTGCTACTGGGGGTTCGAATCGGTCTTCAGCATCGGCGAGGAGGTCAGCGACCCGCGCCAGGCCTCCCGGGGCGGCTTCATCTCGCTGACGGTGATGATGCTGCTCTTCGTCTTCGCCTCGGTCGCCTTCCAACGCGTGCTGCCGCTCCAGGAGTTGGCCGACAACGGCGCCCAGGGCCTGACCTACTACGGCAACAAGCTGGCGCACCAGCCGCTGGCCGCACTGCCGTTGGTCGCGCTGATGTTCTCCGCCGCCGCCTCGCTCCAGGCCTCCGTCATCCCGACTGCGCGCGGGATGTACGCGATGGGGCGCGACCGCACCCTCGGCCCGGTCTGGACCAGGCTGCACCCGCGCCACCGCACGCCCGCCGCGGGCACCCTGCTGATCACCGCGATCGCCGCCGCGCTGGCCGTGCTCGCGCTGGTCATCCCGACCGTCAACTCGCTGATCTCGGCGGCCGTCAACGCGATCGGCATCGTGGTGGCGCTCTACTACGCGCTCACCGCCACGGCCGCCGCCGTCCGGTTCCGCCACCTGCTGCGCAGCGCACCGCTGGAGGCCCTGCGGGTGGTGGTCGCCCCGCTGCTCGGCGCGCTGGTGCTGCTGGCCGTCGGCGGCTACCTGGCCTGGAGCTTCTACGACTCCGCGGACCACTTCGAACTCAACGCCGACAACGGCTGGTTCGAGCTGCTGGTGCCGGTGATGATGATCGCCACCGGCCTGCTGGCCGCCGCCTGGGCGCGCTGGCGGCGCCGCTCGCCGTACTTCACCGAGCGCCACAGCACGCGCACCACCTCCTGATCCACCGTTCCTGATCGACCGTCACATCGTTTGGAGCAGCACAGATGTCCAAGGCAGACCTGGTCTTCACCAACGGCCCCGTGCACACCGGCGACCCGGCCCGGACCCGGGCGAGCAGCCTGGCCGTCACCGGCGAGCGGATCACCGCCGTCGGGCACGACGAGGTGCTGGAGCTGATCGGCCCGCGCACCGAGGTGGTGGACCTGGCCGGGCGCCTGCTGCTGCCCGGCTTCCAGGACGCCCACGTGCACGCCGTCTTCGGCGGCCTGGAGCTGGCCGACTGCGACCTCACCGGCACCACCGGGGTGGACGAGTACCTGTACCTGGTCCGGCAGTTCGCCGAGGCCAACCCGGAGCGGGAGTGGATCACCGGCGGCGGCTGGTCGATGGAGAGCTTCGCCGGCGGGCTGCCGACCCGGCAGCTGCTCGACTCGGTCGTCCCGGACCGGCCGGTCTACCTGCCCAACCGGGACCACCACGGCGCCTGGGTGAACTCCCGGGCGCTGGAGCTCGCCGGCCTGACCCGGGACACCCCCGATCCGGCCGACGGCCGGATCGAGCGGGAGGCCGACGGCACGCCCAGCGGAGTGCTCCAGGAGGGCGCGACCGGCCTGGTCGCCAAGCTGATCCCGCCGCACAGCCCCGCCGACCGGCTGGCCGCGCTGCTGCGGGCCCAGCGGCTGCTGCACTCGCTCGGCATCACCGGCTGGCAGGACGCGCTGCTCGGCGCGTTCAACGGCAACCCCGACCCGTCCGACGCCTACCTGGCCGCCGCCCGGGACGGCAGCCTGACCGCCCGGGTCACCGGCGCGCTCTGGTGGGACCGCGACCGGGGCACCGAGCAGATACCCGAACTCGTCCAGCGCCGCCGGGACCTGACGCACGGTCGGTTCCGGGCCGGCTCGGTCAAGGTCATGCAGGACGGCATCGCGGAGAACTTCACCGCCGCCATGACCAGCCCCTACCTGGACGGCTGCGGCTGCGCGACCGCCAACTCCGGCCTGAGTTTCGTGGATCCGGTGGCGCTGCGCGAGTACGTCACCGCGCTGGACCGGCTGGACTTCCAGGTGCACTTCCACGCGCTCGGCGACCGCGCGGTGCGCGAGGCGCTGGACGCCGTCGCCGCCGCCCGCGCCGCCAACGGCCGCCGGGCCACCCGGCACCACCTGGCCCACCTCCAGGTGGTGCACCCCGAGGACCTGCCCCGGTTCGCCCGGCTCGGCGCGGTCGCCAACATCCAGCCGCTGTGGGCCGCCCACGAGCCGCAGATGGACGAGCTGACCATCCCCTTCCTCGGCCCCGAACGCGCCGCCTGGCAGTACCCGTTCGGCGCCCTGCTGCGGGCCGGCGCGACCCTGGCGGCCGGCAGCGACTGGCCGGTCAGCAGCCCCGACCCGATCGCCGGCCTGCACGTCGCGGTCAACCGCCGCGAGCCGCACACCTCCGACGAACGGGTCTTCCTGCCCGAGCAGCGCCTGGACCTGGCCACCGCCGTCGCCGCCTACACGGCCGGCTCGGCGCACCTGAACGGCCACGACGACGCGGGCAGCCTGGGCGCCGGGCAGCTGGCCGATCTGGTGGTGCTGGACCGGGACTTCTTCACGGCGCCGGCCGAGGAGATCTGCGAGGCCCGGGTGCTGCGGACCTTCGTGGGCGGCGAGCAGGTGTACTCGGCCGACTGACCGTCAACTCACGGGTGCGACGGGCGCCGTCGTCGAGGCGCGGACCTCGGCGACGGCGAGTGCACTCTGCCGCGCGAACTGCAGGCCCTGGGTGCCGATCAGCAGCAGGTTGGCCAGTGCCAGCGCGCCCCAGAGGCCGGTCAGCCCGCCGAGCGAGCCGACCGGCGCGGCGGCGAGCGCCAACAGCCCGTAGCAGCAGGCGAAGTTGACCAGGCTCCGACCGGTGCGCCGGACCCCGATCATGCCGAAGCCGAGCTGGGCCTGCACCGCGTCGCCCAGCACCGCGACCAGCACCAGCGGCAGCAGGCGGGCGACCTGCCCGCGCAGCACCGGGTCACCGCTGAAGACCCGCAGCACCACGCCGTGCAGGCCGAGCAGCACGGCCCCGAGCGCCAGCACGGCGGTCACCGCCACCAACACCCCCGCCCGCACCCGGACCCGCAGCCCCGGCAGGTCGCCGGCCCGGTGCCGGTCGGCCACCAGCGGCACGGTCGCCTGCCCGACCGCCACCGCGACCGTGAAGAGCAGGTTGACCAGCGAGACCGCGACCGAGTGCACGGCGGCGGCCCGGGTGCCGATCCGCGCCGCGACGAAGGCCAGCACTCCGAGCACCGCGAACTTCACCAGCACCGTCGCGGCCAACGGCAGCCCCACCTTGGCGAGTTCGACCACCTCACGAACGGGCGGGCGCACCCCGGCCGGGCGGACAGCCACCAGCGGCACCCGACGCAGGGCGAGTTGGGCCACCCCGGCGTTGATCGCGCTGGAGGCCACCATGGCCACGCCCGCGCCGGCCAGCCCGAACGAGGGCACCAGCACCAGCGAGAGCACCACCGCGACACCCGTGCCGGTCAGCCCGGCCCGCATCACCAACCGGCCCCGGTCCAGCCCGATCAGCGTGGCCGTGGCCGCACAGCCGACCGCCGTCAGCAGCGCACTCAGCGCCAACAGCCAAGGAAACACGCCAAGCTGGCCGAGCGTCGCCGCCGGCACCCCGCCCACCCGACCGATCAGCGGCACCAGCGCCACCGCGACCGCACCGAACACCCCGACCGACCCGCCGAGCCGGAACCCGTTGCGCACCACTCGCGCCAACTCGACCGGCCGGTCCGCGTTCTCCGCCACGAACGGCATCACCCCGCGCATGCTCCCCGCGATCGCAGC
Above is a genomic segment from Kitasatospora viridis containing:
- a CDS encoding APC family permease produces the protein MRKSLGATGAIVIAASSTAATSSIGIGLGLTAGVVGLHLPAIMLLAFLPVLCIAGAYGRLNLVDPDAGSSYRWVGQVLNPWLGFLTGWVNVVGTVVFMAYTVAVTGSSIIQLAGQATLHRIGGLRLDPDSTLQCTLLGLVVLFAASLVAVRGVDLAARLQKYLLAFEYLVLIGFLGYGLVVGTQPFSWGWFDPFGIPSLHALAQGMVLAVFCYWGFESVFSIGEEVSDPRQASRGGFISLTVMMLLFVFASVAFQRVLPLQELADNGAQGLTYYGNKLAHQPLAALPLVALMFSAAASLQASVIPTARGMYAMGRDRTLGPVWTRLHPRHRTPAAGTLLITAIAAALAVLALVIPTVNSLISAAVNAIGIVVALYYALTATAAAVRFRHLLRSAPLEALRVVVAPLLGALVLLAVGGYLAWSFYDSADHFELNADNGWFELLVPVMMIATGLLAAAWARWRRRSPYFTERHSTRTTS
- a CDS encoding amidohydrolase → MSKADLVFTNGPVHTGDPARTRASSLAVTGERITAVGHDEVLELIGPRTEVVDLAGRLLLPGFQDAHVHAVFGGLELADCDLTGTTGVDEYLYLVRQFAEANPEREWITGGGWSMESFAGGLPTRQLLDSVVPDRPVYLPNRDHHGAWVNSRALELAGLTRDTPDPADGRIEREADGTPSGVLQEGATGLVAKLIPPHSPADRLAALLRAQRLLHSLGITGWQDALLGAFNGNPDPSDAYLAAARDGSLTARVTGALWWDRDRGTEQIPELVQRRRDLTHGRFRAGSVKVMQDGIAENFTAAMTSPYLDGCGCATANSGLSFVDPVALREYVTALDRLDFQVHFHALGDRAVREALDAVAAARAANGRRATRHHLAHLQVVHPEDLPRFARLGAVANIQPLWAAHEPQMDELTIPFLGPERAAWQYPFGALLRAGATLAAGSDWPVSSPDPIAGLHVAVNRREPHTSDERVFLPEQRLDLATAVAAYTAGSAHLNGHDDAGSLGAGQLADLVVLDRDFFTAPAEEICEARVLRTFVGGEQVYSAD
- a CDS encoding MATE family efflux transporter translates to MDSGFGSVVRKVAGTAAPLYLSMIAASAGAVVDTAVLGRHATATLAAFGVTMAVYGPATAAIAGSMRGVMPFVAENADRPVELARVVRNGFRLGGSVGVFGAVAVALVPLIGRVGGVPAATLGQLGVFPWLLALSALLTAVGCAATATLIGLDRGRLVMRAGLTGTGVAVVLSLVLVPSFGLAGAGVAMVASSAINAGVAQLALRRVPLVAVRPAGVRPPVREVVELAKVGLPLAATVLVKFAVLGVLAFVAARIGTRAAAVHSVAVSLVNLLFTVAVAVGQATVPLVADRHRAGDLPGLRVRVRAGVLVAVTAVLALGAVLLGLHGVVLRVFSGDPVLRGQVARLLPLVLVAVLGDAVQAQLGFGMIGVRRTGRSLVNFACCYGLLALAAAPVGSLGGLTGLWGALALANLLLIGTQGLQFARQSALAVAEVRASTTAPVAPVS